The following proteins come from a genomic window of Myroides odoratus DSM 2801:
- a CDS encoding PorP/SprF family type IX secretion system membrane protein, translated as MRLKKTTRTVFLLSLGLVGITQTYAQQDPQYTQYMYNHSNINPAYAGSREGLQIFGLYRTQWVGLEGAPKTATLSVNTPLGDSGLGLGVNFVNDHLGVMDDNTLSVDLSYAIDLNHQYKLAFGLKGSANLLDVNYSKLHIYNPTDPVAEDDIKNEFSPNIGAGLFLYSDKAYVGLSAPHLLTRSRYDDNEVRTLRQKMHMYLTGGYVFDLNPNLKFKPAAMVKMEQGSPLQMDVSANFMFLDKFTLGAAYRWDAAVSGLVGFQVSENIFVGYSYDAETSKLARYNSGSHEIFMRFSLFNSYKRVAAPRFF; from the coding sequence ATGAGACTAAAAAAGACAACACGTACCGTATTTCTTCTAAGCTTAGGTTTGGTTGGTATAACGCAAACGTATGCACAGCAAGATCCACAATATACCCAATACATGTATAATCATTCTAACATTAACCCTGCTTATGCAGGAAGCAGAGAAGGACTACAGATATTCGGATTGTATCGCACGCAATGGGTAGGACTAGAAGGTGCGCCGAAAACAGCCACCCTCTCTGTTAATACTCCCTTGGGGGATTCAGGATTGGGATTGGGAGTAAATTTTGTCAATGATCATTTGGGAGTTATGGATGATAATACGTTGTCCGTTGATTTATCCTATGCGATTGACTTGAATCACCAATATAAATTGGCCTTTGGTTTAAAGGGATCCGCGAACTTACTGGATGTAAATTACAGTAAATTACATATTTACAATCCAACGGATCCTGTAGCGGAAGATGATATTAAAAACGAATTTTCGCCTAATATTGGAGCAGGGTTATTCTTGTATTCCGATAAGGCTTATGTCGGATTGTCAGCGCCTCATCTCTTAACGAGATCGCGCTATGATGATAACGAGGTGAGAACACTTCGCCAAAAAATGCATATGTATCTAACAGGAGGTTATGTTTTTGACTTGAATCCTAACTTGAAATTCAAACCAGCTGCAATGGTGAAAATGGAACAAGGTTCACCCTTGCAAATGGATGTCAGTGCCAACTTTATGTTCTTAGATAAGTTTACCCTTGGGGCGGCATATCGTTGGGACGCTGCAGTAAGTGGGCTCGTTGGATTTCAGGTGTCTGAGAATATTTTTGTCGGATACAGTTATGATGCTGAAACGAGTAAGTTAGCTCGATATAATTCAGGCTCACACGAAATATTTATGCGTTTTAGTTTGTTTAACAGCTACAAGCGCGTTGCTGCGCCGAGGTTCTTCTAA
- a CDS encoding OmpA family protein, with protein sequence MVKQIIQVGLLTLSLSLGNLGYGQIRKEKQADKNFDRTAYIDAIEIYERMAEKGYINSSILQNLADAYYFNGKLTEANKWYTELFEGQYENKNVSELPSEYYYRYSQTLKAVKNYEKAQELMNQFSLIEKQDQRVEEYNKNRAYLEHIEKHSNRYDIQLLPLNSAYSDYGGTLLGNQFVFTTARDTDHQSKSKIHSWTNESYTRLYQVKIDENGIGNPERFPLDEAVYVNDATAVFTADGNRMFFTRNNAKPSGKSKQNKAHNSSLKIYSALKQTDGSWGQVLELPINSDNFNTAHPALTPDGKWLYFASDRKGTVGQSDLYRVAVYQNNGYGPVENLGKAINTEGRESFPFISSDYQLYFASDGHPGLGGMDVFVAKMYPDGSFGPVVNMGEPINSSLDDFGLYLDPKDGKGFVSSNRAGGKGADDIYLFTAKPCKQSIQGTVYDLDTKELLVNASIIVSDALYQKSDTLHTNNQGHYVISDLNCGVKYRIKAEKQAYNTVELAFTPNRDPGVKTFDIGLERTTKPLEVNDDLFKRLQLKPIYFDFDKAIIRQDAAIELMKIVEVMRAHPTMKIDVRSHTDSRGNDTYNLNLSDRRVKATIQWMKEQGIEASRLTGRGYGETQLLNACSNGVRCTETEHQVNRRSEFIIVAM encoded by the coding sequence ATGGTAAAACAAATCATACAAGTTGGTCTATTGACACTTAGTTTAAGTCTTGGAAACTTAGGCTATGGTCAGATTAGAAAAGAAAAACAAGCCGATAAGAATTTTGATCGAACGGCCTATATCGACGCTATTGAAATCTATGAACGTATGGCGGAAAAGGGCTATATCAATAGTTCTATTTTACAAAATTTAGCTGATGCGTACTATTTCAACGGAAAATTAACAGAAGCGAATAAATGGTATACAGAACTGTTTGAAGGACAATACGAGAATAAAAATGTAAGTGAACTTCCTTCGGAATATTATTATCGCTATAGCCAAACACTAAAGGCAGTTAAGAATTACGAGAAAGCTCAAGAATTGATGAATCAATTTTCACTCATTGAAAAACAAGATCAAAGAGTAGAAGAGTACAATAAAAATCGTGCCTATCTCGAGCATATTGAGAAACATTCTAATCGCTATGATATTCAGTTGTTGCCTTTGAATAGTGCTTATTCAGATTATGGTGGGACATTACTAGGCAATCAGTTTGTGTTCACAACAGCTCGAGATACAGATCATCAAAGTAAAAGTAAGATTCACTCGTGGACGAATGAAAGTTATACGCGTTTGTATCAAGTAAAAATTGACGAAAATGGAATCGGTAATCCCGAGCGTTTTCCTTTGGATGAAGCAGTTTATGTCAATGATGCTACTGCTGTTTTTACCGCAGATGGGAACCGTATGTTCTTTACCAGAAATAATGCAAAACCGAGCGGGAAAAGCAAACAGAATAAAGCGCATAATTCTTCATTGAAAATATACAGTGCTTTAAAGCAAACGGATGGGTCGTGGGGACAAGTATTGGAATTGCCAATCAATTCGGATAATTTCAATACTGCCCATCCTGCTTTAACTCCTGATGGAAAGTGGTTGTATTTTGCTTCGGACCGAAAAGGAACGGTGGGACAGTCGGATTTATATCGCGTTGCAGTGTATCAAAACAACGGCTATGGCCCAGTGGAAAATTTAGGAAAAGCAATCAATACAGAAGGTAGAGAAAGTTTCCCTTTTATTTCCTCCGATTACCAATTGTACTTTGCTTCAGATGGCCATCCTGGATTAGGTGGAATGGATGTTTTTGTTGCTAAAATGTATCCTGATGGTAGTTTTGGTCCTGTTGTTAATATGGGGGAACCAATTAATAGTAGTCTGGATGATTTCGGATTGTATTTGGATCCAAAAGATGGGAAAGGTTTTGTAAGTTCCAATCGAGCAGGAGGTAAAGGAGCAGATGATATTTATCTATTCACAGCAAAACCATGTAAACAAAGTATTCAAGGAACGGTGTATGACTTAGATACAAAAGAATTACTTGTCAATGCGTCTATTATTGTTTCAGATGCTTTATATCAAAAAAGCGATACACTACATACAAACAATCAAGGACACTATGTTATTTCAGATTTAAATTGTGGAGTGAAATACCGTATAAAAGCAGAAAAACAAGCATATAATACGGTAGAATTAGCTTTTACCCCTAATCGGGATCCAGGAGTTAAGACGTTCGATATTGGTTTAGAACGCACGACAAAGCCATTAGAGGTTAACGATGATTTATTTAAGCGATTGCAATTGAAGCCAATCTATTTTGATTTTGATAAGGCTATTATCCGACAAGATGCAGCAATCGAATTGATGAAGATTGTTGAAGTAATGCGCGCGCATCCAACCATGAAAATTGATGTCCGTTCTCATACGGATAGTAGAGGGAATGACACCTATAATTTAAACCTATCTGATCGTCGAGTAAAAGCCACCATTCAGTGGATGAAAGAACAAGGAATAGAAGCCAGTCGTTTAACTGGACGTGGCTATGGAGAAACACAATTGCTCAATGCTTGTAGCAATGGTGTACGTTGTACAGAAACTGAGCATCAAGTCAATAGACGCAGTGAGTTCATCATTGTCGCCATGTAA
- a CDS encoding AraC family transcriptional regulator — protein sequence MKDTIFDTYALYDASGNRHDFVLMEINQALQLGTSSLTVLNQQDFFKVIYITEGEGVYYADWQAFELKKGDICFVGNFEQQRWSVTKSIKGYIINFKSAFLTKFITNHLFVQELAFFNRFTMHNLLENNAVGNRVEHAIQSILHELKLEINKDINLIRIYLLEILLISKRKIDRKNHIKHESVNSNILLDHFEQLIENHFYEYKFPKEYATHLRVTPNYLNSICRKLKGKSAGDLIRDRILLESKRLLITTNLSASEIAYRLNFKDSSYFTRFFKKYVRQTPDEYRRNG from the coding sequence ATGAAAGATACTATTTTTGATACCTATGCTTTATATGATGCAAGTGGAAATAGACATGATTTTGTATTGATGGAGATTAATCAAGCCTTGCAATTAGGGACTTCTAGTTTAACTGTTTTAAATCAACAAGACTTTTTTAAAGTTATTTATATTACAGAAGGAGAAGGCGTTTATTACGCGGATTGGCAGGCATTTGAATTGAAAAAAGGAGATATTTGTTTTGTCGGTAACTTTGAACAACAACGTTGGAGTGTGACCAAAAGCATTAAAGGGTACATCATTAATTTTAAATCTGCTTTTTTAACCAAATTCATTACGAATCATTTATTTGTTCAAGAACTAGCTTTTTTTAATCGATTCACTATGCATAATTTATTAGAAAATAATGCAGTAGGAAACCGGGTAGAGCATGCAATTCAAAGTATTTTACATGAACTAAAACTTGAGATAAATAAGGATATTAACTTGATTCGCATTTATTTATTAGAAATACTTTTGATTTCTAAGCGAAAGATTGATCGGAAAAATCATATCAAACATGAAAGTGTTAATTCTAATATTCTTCTAGATCACTTTGAACAGTTGATTGAAAATCATTTTTATGAATATAAGTTTCCAAAAGAATATGCGACTCACTTAAGGGTAACACCGAACTATTTGAACAGCATTTGTCGAAAGCTGAAGGGTAAGTCTGCAGGGGATTTAATTCGAGATCGTATTTTATTAGAGAGTAAGCGGTTATTGATTACCACGAACCTATCCGCTAGTGAAATTGCATATCGACTGAATTTTAAAGACAGTTCCTATTTTACACGATTCTTTAAAAAATATGTGCGCCAAACACCAGATGAATACAGACGAAATGGTTAG
- a CDS encoding DMP19 family protein, whose protein sequence is MREFPSILVSKDAIANDTALAVVHSNISVVNYLRHSEVGDDELHPDAFASYCVDYYYNTVKNEGLAAFIHKTQWDLDLIEIIQAGLTAMNATEHVAYFEKQMRQMKLFSKIKLTKFLQQPFEQGKETSQLLEDKNFPQEDLVLLNANWLKQHPDTQVVTIEEMQEIITDFLTEEED, encoded by the coding sequence ATGAGAGAATTTCCTTCTATTCTAGTGTCTAAAGATGCCATTGCAAACGATACAGCCCTTGCCGTTGTACATTCAAATATTTCGGTTGTTAACTATTTACGTCATTCAGAAGTAGGTGATGATGAATTACATCCAGACGCCTTCGCAAGCTATTGCGTTGACTACTACTATAATACAGTAAAAAATGAAGGATTAGCTGCTTTTATTCACAAAACGCAGTGGGATTTGGATTTGATTGAAATTATTCAAGCGGGGTTAACAGCTATGAACGCGACAGAACATGTAGCTTATTTTGAAAAGCAAATGCGTCAAATGAAGCTTTTTAGCAAAATCAAACTAACTAAGTTTTTACAACAACCTTTCGAACAAGGCAAGGAAACGAGTCAATTATTAGAGGATAAGAATTTCCCTCAGGAAGATTTAGTTTTATTAAATGCCAATTGGCTCAAACAGCATCCCGATACGCAAGTTGTAACTATTGAAGAGATGCAAGAAATCATAACTGATTTTTTAACTGAAGAAGAAGATTAA
- a CDS encoding SGNH/GDSL hydrolase family protein, with product MLKIIGILLCLHSFCMGAQTGKKVKYYEIHQPFARVDTLKYKELPKGVKQTGRHSAGLFVDFKSNAKQISAKWCVQPSTVYAYLSEVNRRGLDLYAKVGTTYQYVRSGFPDAKSDCTEALIIDQLTGEDREYRLYFPVYSELVNLQLGVEEEATFKTIQPTYDKRILIYGSSIAQGASASRPGMAYPAQLERKYGYEFLNYGFGGSAKMEETVATLLADIPKVDLFIMDCVPNSSVEEIKQRTAAFVALYRKKNPDVPIVMIPSVIREVGYFNTIIGQRVLAQNQQFKKEYEALIQQGVQNLHYVDVEYLLGTDHEGTSDGVHPTDLGFARWIEAVQPHIEALFQRYF from the coding sequence ATGCTAAAAATAATAGGTATACTGCTGTGTTTGCATTCATTTTGTATGGGGGCGCAAACAGGAAAAAAAGTAAAATATTACGAGATTCATCAACCTTTTGCTAGAGTAGATACACTAAAATATAAGGAGTTACCAAAGGGAGTTAAGCAAACGGGCAGGCACAGTGCAGGTTTATTTGTTGATTTTAAAAGCAACGCCAAACAAATTAGCGCCAAATGGTGTGTTCAACCGTCGACGGTTTATGCTTATTTGAGTGAAGTAAATCGAAGAGGCTTGGACCTCTATGCGAAGGTAGGCACAACCTATCAATATGTTCGTTCGGGATTCCCTGATGCAAAAAGTGATTGTACTGAGGCCCTCATTATTGATCAACTAACAGGAGAAGATCGAGAATACCGCTTGTATTTTCCTGTATATAGCGAGTTGGTTAATTTACAGCTAGGAGTAGAAGAGGAGGCAACTTTTAAAACGATACAACCCACTTACGACAAGCGTATTTTGATCTATGGATCGAGTATTGCACAAGGAGCTTCCGCAAGTCGACCAGGTATGGCTTATCCTGCTCAATTGGAACGAAAATATGGGTATGAGTTTCTAAACTATGGTTTTGGTGGAAGCGCTAAGATGGAAGAGACAGTAGCTACACTTTTAGCAGATATTCCCAAAGTAGATTTATTTATTATGGACTGTGTACCCAATAGTTCTGTAGAGGAAATAAAACAACGTACAGCGGCGTTTGTCGCTTTGTATCGAAAGAAAAATCCGGATGTACCCATTGTTATGATTCCTTCTGTAATTCGCGAAGTAGGTTATTTCAATACAATCATAGGTCAACGAGTATTGGCACAGAATCAGCAGTTTAAAAAAGAGTATGAAGCCTTGATACAACAAGGGGTTCAAAACCTGCACTATGTAGATGTCGAATATTTATTGGGAACCGATCATGAAGGTACTTCAGATGGGGTGCATCCTACCGATCTTGGTTTTGCTCGATGGATCGAAGCTGTACAACCCCATATCGAAGCATTATTTCAGCGTTATTTTTAA
- a CDS encoding phosphodiester glycosidase family protein — protein sequence MYRYQLKKQVLGLICFSFAFVSCKSVLPKESSILLQHDMPWKQERLADDLMLYRLVGQYYEPYEAYQTVHVLALPKKSKSLQLELLDIRPEDSLSQAVTVDPSIVAAINGTYFEKGLTKGNSTAYLKINQVLIDSVEVDKHHQFGWKHEGALAFTKDQMRILRGDNQIYAKAKEENIMSGAPILIEAGKPVGAYFVKTPHRDLAQLHYENPERHQGVRHPRTAVALTEKEVLLITVDGRSTRAEGMSAKELTEFIQKYFPVQEALNIDGGGSTTMWISNHTATPVHGVINYPSDNRKQDHFGQRQLRNAIVIKKIR from the coding sequence ATGTATAGATATCAGTTAAAAAAACAAGTGTTAGGTTTGATTTGTTTTTCTTTTGCGTTTGTAAGTTGTAAAAGTGTACTCCCTAAAGAATCCTCCATTTTATTGCAACACGATATGCCGTGGAAACAAGAACGCCTTGCGGATGATTTAATGCTTTATCGCTTAGTAGGCCAATATTATGAACCTTATGAGGCTTATCAAACGGTTCACGTGTTAGCATTGCCTAAAAAAAGTAAATCTTTGCAATTAGAACTGCTAGATATTAGGCCTGAAGATAGCTTGTCTCAAGCTGTAACGGTTGATCCCTCTATTGTTGCAGCAATCAATGGAACTTATTTTGAAAAGGGATTGACAAAAGGAAATTCAACGGCTTATTTGAAAATAAACCAGGTTTTGATTGACAGTGTTGAAGTAGATAAACACCATCAGTTTGGTTGGAAACACGAAGGCGCCTTGGCTTTTACAAAAGATCAAATGCGCATCTTAAGAGGAGACAATCAAATTTATGCGAAGGCCAAAGAAGAAAATATTATGTCAGGGGCACCCATTCTAATTGAAGCAGGTAAACCGGTGGGCGCTTATTTTGTAAAAACGCCTCATCGAGATTTAGCGCAATTACATTATGAAAATCCTGAACGACATCAAGGCGTTCGACATCCTCGAACTGCAGTTGCGCTAACGGAAAAGGAAGTATTATTGATTACAGTTGATGGGCGAAGTACGAGGGCTGAAGGAATGAGTGCTAAGGAATTGACTGAATTTATTCAAAAGTATTTTCCTGTGCAAGAAGCCTTGAACATAGATGGAGGAGGATCGACAACCATGTGGATATCAAATCATACAGCTACTCCTGTTCACGGGGTAATTAATTACCCTTCAGATAATCGAAAACAAGATCATTTCGGACAGCGACAACTTCGCAATGCTATAGTAATCAAAAAGATAAGATAG
- a CDS encoding proline dehydrogenase family protein, whose amino-acid sequence MKNLFNNTEVAFALKNNKELKRAHFLFKMISKPALVKMGSSLANFAIKTHLPVTGLIRSTVFDHFCGGINEEDCLSVVDKMYNQGGVASVLDYSVEGKETEEQFDAALNMTIKTIEFAKARPDAIPFAVFKPTGFGRFDMFVKKGEGKPFTATEEKEWERIVYRFNMACKFAYDNDVLLLIDAEHSWMQDAADAIVLDMMRKYNKEKALIYNTAQMYRWDRLQFLKDLHVIAKAEGFHIGMKVVRGAYMEIERERAGQKGYKSPICVDKQATDINYDAGVTFMLENMDCMALFAGTHNENSSKLVMELMEKHNIAHHDKRLFFGQLYGMSDNISFNLAKANYNVAKYLPFGPVRDVIPYLIRRAQENTSVKGQTNRELDLIETEMKRRKI is encoded by the coding sequence ATGAAAAATTTATTTAACAATACAGAAGTAGCTTTTGCACTTAAGAATAATAAGGAGTTAAAAAGGGCTCACTTTTTATTTAAAATGATTAGCAAACCCGCACTTGTAAAAATGGGGTCCTCTTTAGCTAATTTTGCCATCAAAACACATTTACCTGTAACAGGATTAATACGATCGACGGTTTTTGACCATTTTTGTGGAGGAATCAACGAAGAAGATTGTTTGAGTGTAGTTGATAAAATGTACAATCAAGGGGGCGTTGCATCAGTATTAGACTATTCTGTAGAGGGAAAAGAAACCGAAGAACAGTTTGATGCAGCCTTAAACATGACCATCAAAACGATTGAATTTGCTAAGGCTAGACCTGATGCTATTCCATTTGCAGTTTTCAAACCAACTGGATTTGGTCGTTTCGATATGTTTGTTAAAAAAGGAGAAGGCAAACCATTTACAGCTACAGAAGAAAAAGAATGGGAACGCATTGTGTACCGTTTTAACATGGCTTGTAAATTTGCCTACGACAATGATGTTCTTTTGTTAATCGATGCAGAGCACAGCTGGATGCAAGATGCAGCAGATGCGATTGTATTGGACATGATGCGCAAGTACAACAAGGAAAAAGCATTGATTTACAACACGGCTCAAATGTATCGTTGGGATCGTTTACAGTTCTTAAAAGACTTACATGTCATTGCGAAAGCAGAAGGTTTCCATATTGGAATGAAAGTGGTTCGTGGGGCTTACATGGAAATTGAAAGAGAACGCGCTGGGCAAAAAGGATATAAATCGCCTATTTGTGTAGACAAACAAGCAACAGATATCAATTATGATGCTGGGGTTACTTTCATGTTAGAAAACATGGACTGTATGGCTTTATTTGCAGGAACGCACAACGAAAACAGTTCGAAATTGGTGATGGAATTGATGGAGAAACACAACATCGCACATCATGACAAACGACTTTTCTTTGGTCAATTATACGGAATGAGCGATAATATCAGTTTCAACTTGGCTAAAGCAAACTACAATGTAGCGAAGTATCTTCCGTTTGGTCCAGTACGCGACGTAATTCCGTACTTAATTCGCCGAGCACAAGAGAATACATCGGTAAAAGGTCAAACAAACCGCGAATTGGATTTGATTGAAACAGAAATGAAAAGACGCAAAATTTAA
- the aroB gene encoding 3-dehydroquinate synthase, whose protein sequence is MIKVETADYPIYFGVESYAILGDFLNEKQYSKLLILTDSTCNELCLPHFLANLPTTIPFEIIEIEPGETAKDLATCEGVWSAMLDLELDRHSAVIAVGGGVVTDLGGFVASVYMRGIDCFLVPTTLLAMVDASIGGKTGVDVQGVKNAIGTFTMPQMVVIDATYLETLDPRELKSGYAEMLKHGLIYDEAYFNHLKNIAQVDFGDIETLIYHSVVIKNQVVQEDPQEVGLRKILNFGHTIGHAVESYYLTNPTKNRMLHGEAIAVGMVVEAYISTVILGLNNTTYQEIKESIQYIYGKQLFTQTDIEEIVEWLKFDKKNRAGEIRMVLLANIGQCSYNKKVSKDLIVKGFEDYLK, encoded by the coding sequence ATGATAAAAGTAGAAACAGCTGATTATCCTATTTATTTTGGCGTAGAAAGTTATGCGATTTTAGGTGACTTTTTGAACGAAAAACAATACAGTAAGTTGCTGATTTTAACAGATTCAACTTGTAATGAACTTTGTTTGCCTCATTTTTTAGCAAACCTTCCCACAACTATTCCTTTTGAAATTATTGAAATTGAACCAGGCGAAACAGCCAAAGACTTAGCAACATGTGAAGGCGTTTGGTCTGCCATGCTTGATTTGGAACTGGATAGACACAGTGCGGTTATTGCAGTTGGAGGTGGGGTTGTCACTGATTTAGGAGGTTTTGTGGCTTCTGTTTATATGAGAGGGATTGATTGCTTTCTGGTTCCAACAACGCTTTTAGCCATGGTTGATGCTTCTATTGGTGGGAAAACAGGCGTGGATGTACAAGGAGTGAAAAATGCGATTGGGACATTTACGATGCCTCAAATGGTGGTTATTGATGCTACTTATCTGGAAACTTTAGATCCAAGAGAACTGAAATCGGGCTATGCTGAGATGTTGAAGCATGGATTAATCTATGATGAAGCCTATTTCAATCACCTGAAAAATATTGCCCAAGTAGATTTTGGCGATATTGAAACGCTGATTTACCATTCGGTAGTGATTAAAAATCAAGTGGTACAAGAGGATCCTCAAGAAGTAGGATTGCGCAAAATATTGAATTTTGGACATACGATTGGACATGCGGTGGAAAGTTATTATTTGACAAATCCAACAAAAAATCGTATGTTGCACGGAGAGGCCATTGCTGTTGGTATGGTTGTAGAAGCATATATCTCAACTGTTATTTTAGGGTTAAATAATACCACTTATCAAGAAATCAAAGAGTCTATACAATATATTTATGGGAAACAATTATTTACCCAGACAGACATTGAAGAAATAGTGGAATGGTTAAAGTTTGACAAGAAAAATAGAGCAGGAGAGATTCGAATGGTTTTACTAGCGAATATCGGGCAGTGTTCTTACAATAAGAAGGTGTCTAAGGATTTGATTGTGAAAGGGTTCGAGGATTATTTAAAATAG
- a CDS encoding type III PLP-dependent enzyme domain-containing protein: protein MNTKYVDLINQTFYFPQEEFKLNKDNLQFHNIDLMGLVEKYGTPLKFTYLPKISDNIAKAKGIFRKAMEKNKYKGNYYYCYCTKSSHFSYVLNEAFKNDIHVETSSAFDVNIVERLLDTGKINKDTFVICNGFKRSQYIDNIANLINNKHEKTIPIIDNYEELELLQDQIEKKFKIGIRIASEESPKFEFYTSRLGIGYKSILPFYRKQIAENPKVELKMLHFFINTGIRDTAYYWNELVKCLKVYITLKKECPTLDSLNIGGGFPIKDSLAFEFDYQYMVDEIINQIKIVCEEAEVDVPNIFTEFGSYTVGESGGAIYEILYQKQQNDREKWNMIDSSFITTLPDSWAINKRFIMLPINRWNDAYERILLGGLTCDSDDYYNSEQNLNAIYLPKYNKEKPLYIGFFNTGAYQDTIGGFGGIHHCLIPQPKHILIDKDENGIIASELFSEQQTADEVLEILGYNKNK from the coding sequence ATGAATACAAAATATGTTGACTTAATCAACCAAACTTTTTACTTCCCGCAAGAGGAGTTCAAATTGAACAAAGACAATCTTCAATTTCACAATATCGATTTAATGGGATTAGTTGAAAAATACGGAACACCATTAAAATTTACGTACTTGCCTAAAATTTCTGATAACATTGCAAAAGCAAAAGGGATTTTCAGAAAGGCAATGGAAAAAAACAAGTATAAAGGAAATTACTACTACTGCTATTGTACAAAGAGTTCTCATTTTTCTTATGTGTTAAATGAAGCATTTAAAAACGATATTCACGTAGAAACTTCTTCTGCTTTTGACGTAAATATTGTAGAAAGATTATTGGATACTGGTAAAATCAACAAAGATACGTTCGTTATCTGTAATGGTTTCAAACGTTCACAGTACATTGATAATATTGCAAATCTGATTAATAACAAGCACGAAAAAACAATTCCAATTATTGATAATTACGAGGAATTAGAATTGTTGCAAGACCAAATTGAGAAGAAATTCAAAATTGGTATTCGTATTGCATCAGAAGAATCTCCTAAATTTGAGTTTTATACGTCTCGTTTGGGAATTGGATACAAAAGCATCCTGCCTTTTTATAGAAAGCAAATTGCAGAAAATCCAAAAGTAGAATTGAAAATGCTTCACTTCTTCATTAATACAGGAATCCGTGATACGGCATACTACTGGAATGAATTAGTGAAATGTTTAAAAGTGTATATTACACTGAAAAAAGAATGTCCAACATTAGATAGTTTGAATATCGGTGGAGGGTTCCCAATCAAAGATTCATTGGCATTCGAATTTGATTACCAATACATGGTAGATGAAATCATCAATCAAATTAAAATTGTTTGTGAAGAAGCAGAAGTAGATGTGCCAAATATCTTTACGGAGTTTGGATCTTATACTGTTGGAGAAAGTGGAGGTGCGATTTATGAAATTTTGTACCAAAAACAACAAAATGACAGAGAGAAATGGAATATGATTGATTCCTCTTTCATTACAACATTACCAGATTCATGGGCAATTAACAAAAGATTCATTATGTTGCCAATTAACCGTTGGAACGATGCTTATGAGCGTATTTTGTTAGGTGGATTGACTTGTGATAGTGATGACTACTACAACTCAGAACAAAACTTGAACGCGATTTATTTGCCAAAGTATAACAAAGAGAAACCATTGTATATCGGATTCTTTAATACAGGAGCGTATCAAGATACGATTGGAGGATTTGGTGGAATTCACCACTGTTTAATTCCGCAACCAAAACACATCTTGATTGATAAGGATGAGAATGGAATCATTGCTTCTGAATTGTTCTCTGAACAACAAACGGCAGATGAAGTTTTAGAAATATTAGGTTACAACAAAAATAAATAA